Proteins from a genomic interval of Streptomyces sp. NBC_01445:
- a CDS encoding type II toxin-antitoxin system PemK/MazF family toxin, with the protein MTAFIDDPHAHEHPGRAGATATVEAAPREVGRVRTEYAPAHDGDPDPGEIVWTWVPFEENDGRGKDRPVLVVAREAAGTLLAVQLSSKRHDHDREWVPIGSGPWDTAGRDSWVAIDRVLRVHERGMRREACALDRMRFNLVVLRLRERYGWR; encoded by the coding sequence GTGACTGCCTTCATCGATGACCCGCATGCCCACGAGCACCCCGGCCGTGCCGGCGCCACCGCCACGGTCGAGGCCGCGCCGCGCGAGGTGGGCCGGGTGCGCACCGAGTACGCGCCCGCCCACGACGGCGACCCCGATCCCGGCGAGATCGTCTGGACGTGGGTGCCGTTCGAGGAGAACGACGGCCGCGGCAAGGACCGTCCTGTGCTCGTCGTCGCCAGGGAGGCCGCCGGCACGCTCCTCGCCGTACAGCTGTCGAGCAAGCGGCACGACCACGACAGGGAGTGGGTGCCGATCGGCAGCGGGCCGTGGGACACCGCGGGCCGCGACTCGTGGGTGGCGATCGACCGCGTCCTTCGGGTCCACGAGCGCGGCATGCGCCGGGAGGCGTGCGCCCTGGACCGCATGCGGTTCAACCTCGTGGTGCTGCGGCTCAGGGAGCGGTACGGCTGGCGCTGA